A window of the Yersinia rochesterensis genome harbors these coding sequences:
- a CDS encoding terminase large subunit yields the protein MTAYNRYALEVQSGKIPACMRLKQAVERYFNDLNNPLYTFDGATVERFIAFSHLCPHVKGPLRGQPIVLEPWQQFAFACLLGFKVAATGRRKYRSAYIQVPRKNAKSTVAAILANWFLVMEPGQQDIYTAAVSRDQARIVFDDARQMSLISKPLRKRLTIQQHKLIYAKTNSLLKPLASKASTIEGTNPSLAVVDEYHLHPDNAVYSALELGMGARPEGILFAITTAGSNVVSACKQHYDYCCQILAGEEQNESLFALIYELDDESEVEQPEQWIKANPNLGVSVDVTALTDTINKARGIPSQWVEMLTKRFNIWCQGETPWMGSGAWDACIADYSEDDLVGLECYAGLDLSSTSDITSVCYSFPVENRVLLLTRHYIPEAQLNNAANKNRAIYRQWVKSGWIRTTPGDCIDYDRIRDDVLADSQRFSIKLVGFDTWNATHLRTQLQGAGLDVEPFPQTYMKFSPVAKSAEVFVNRKVIQHNGDPVLAWAMSNVVMETDANANIKPNKKKAANKIDPAIAFLMSFGTYQIEHEDFAYTLSEEQQQRLKAFDGI from the coding sequence TTGACAGCCTATAACCGGTACGCGCTGGAGGTACAAAGCGGCAAAATCCCGGCCTGTATGCGGCTAAAACAGGCCGTTGAGCGGTACTTTAATGACCTGAATAACCCACTTTATACGTTCGATGGGGCCACTGTAGAGCGCTTTATTGCCTTCTCTCACCTCTGCCCTCACGTAAAAGGCCCTCTACGGGGTCAGCCTATCGTGCTGGAGCCGTGGCAACAGTTTGCCTTTGCCTGTTTGTTGGGGTTCAAGGTGGCAGCTACAGGCCGCAGGAAGTATCGTAGTGCTTACATTCAGGTACCTCGCAAGAATGCCAAGTCAACGGTAGCGGCTATTCTGGCTAACTGGTTTCTGGTGATGGAGCCGGGCCAGCAAGATATCTATACCGCCGCCGTGAGTCGTGATCAGGCCCGTATCGTATTTGATGATGCCCGTCAGATGAGCCTTATCTCAAAGCCCTTACGAAAGCGTCTCACTATTCAGCAGCACAAACTGATTTATGCCAAGACTAACAGCCTGTTAAAGCCTCTGGCCTCTAAAGCCTCGACCATTGAAGGGACGAACCCCAGTCTGGCGGTGGTGGATGAGTACCATCTTCATCCGGATAACGCCGTTTATTCGGCGCTTGAGTTGGGAATGGGTGCCCGGCCAGAAGGGATACTCTTTGCCATCACCACGGCGGGTAGCAACGTGGTTTCAGCCTGTAAGCAACATTATGATTATTGTTGCCAGATATTGGCCGGTGAAGAGCAAAACGAATCGTTGTTTGCCCTGATCTACGAACTGGACGACGAAAGCGAAGTTGAGCAGCCCGAACAATGGATTAAGGCTAACCCTAATCTGGGTGTTTCTGTTGATGTTACGGCACTGACTGACACCATCAATAAGGCGCGGGGCATTCCCTCGCAATGGGTTGAGATGCTGACCAAGCGCTTTAATATCTGGTGTCAGGGTGAGACGCCGTGGATGGGTTCCGGTGCATGGGACGCCTGTATAGCCGATTACAGCGAGGATGATTTAGTCGGGCTGGAGTGTTACGCCGGGTTAGACCTGTCATCAACCAGCGATATTACCAGTGTGTGCTACTCGTTCCCGGTTGAGAATCGTGTATTGCTGCTGACCCGCCACTATATCCCCGAAGCCCAGTTGAATAATGCCGCCAATAAGAACCGGGCCATATATCGGCAATGGGTTAAAAGTGGCTGGATACGCACCACGCCGGGCGATTGTATCGATTACGACCGCATCCGTGATGATGTGTTGGCAGACAGTCAGCGGTTCAGCATCAAGTTGGTAGGGTTTGATACGTGGAACGCTACCCATCTTAGAACACAGTTACAGGGTGCCGGTCTGGATGTCGAGCCGTTCCCGCAGACCTATATGAAATTTAGCCCGGTAGCCAAGTCTGCCGAGGTATTCGTTAACCGCAAGGTGATACAGCACAACGGCGATCCAGTCTTGGCTTGGGCGATGAGCAACGTTGTGATGGAAACCGACGCCAACGCCAATATCAAGCCGAACAAGAAGAAAGCCGCCAACAAGATAGACCCGGCTATTGCCTTCCTGATGAGCTTTGGCACTTACCAGATTGAGCATGAAGATTTTGCGTACACCTTGAGTGAAGAGCAACAACAGCGGCTTAAAGCCTTTGACGGTATCTAA
- a CDS encoding phage terminase small subunit P27 family — MARPPKAPTYLDEIATAEWKARARQLMERGDLIDADWRNLELYCLNYSMYRRAVADLAARGFSVEGSRGATTTNPALKAKSDAEKIMIKMSSLMGFDPVSRRRNPVEVDEADALDSL, encoded by the coding sequence ATGGCTAGACCACCCAAAGCCCCCACTTATTTAGATGAGATTGCTACCGCAGAGTGGAAGGCAAGGGCAAGGCAGTTGATGGAGCGCGGCGATCTGATTGATGCTGATTGGCGTAACCTTGAATTGTATTGCCTCAACTACTCAATGTACCGTCGAGCCGTGGCAGACCTCGCGGCGCGGGGGTTTTCGGTTGAAGGTTCTCGCGGTGCGACCACCACGAACCCTGCGTTGAAAGCCAAGTCTGACGCTGAGAAGATTATGATAAAAATGTCCTCGTTGATGGGCTTTGATCCAGTATCTCGCCGCCGTAATCCGGTGGAAGTTGATGAGGCAGACGCCCTTGACAGCCTATAA
- a CDS encoding HNH endonuclease, with product MPVHPLKRCSYPGCRARVKAGRCAEHKREARVQQDSQRGSRRERGYTPRWDKYRLMYLKAHPLCVRCEKQGIYTPAKIVDHIIPIDGGEDVLFWPESNHQGLCVSCHSRKTTTQDPVTKQQRKAGKFHEQEEAAKHRNDWIHEYNKNA from the coding sequence ATGCCAGTCCATCCATTGAAACGTTGTAGCTATCCCGGATGTCGCGCACGTGTGAAAGCTGGCCGTTGTGCTGAACATAAGCGGGAAGCCAGAGTGCAACAGGATTCGCAACGTGGTTCTCGTCGTGAACGTGGCTATACGCCCAGATGGGATAAGTACCGCCTGATGTATCTCAAGGCTCACCCGCTTTGTGTCCGCTGTGAGAAGCAAGGCATCTATACCCCCGCCAAGATAGTCGATCACATTATCCCGATTGATGGTGGTGAAGATGTTCTGTTCTGGCCGGAGAGTAATCATCAAGGTTTGTGTGTCAGTTGCCACAGTCGTAAGACCACTACGCAAGACCCTGTGACAAAGCAGCAGCGCAAAGCGGGTAAGTTCCATGAGCAAGAGGAGGCCGCCAAGCACCGCAATGATTGGATACATGAGTACAACAAAAATGCGTGA
- a CDS encoding head-tail connector protein, whose translation MITLDEAKLHCRVDGDYEDSLIQIYIDAAMEVCQQHIGKRFDAGLEFNPAIRVGCLMYVSQLYDGRTMVSEVEAKEVPLTISALWSTYRDPGVY comes from the coding sequence ATGATAACGCTGGATGAGGCAAAGCTACATTGTCGTGTTGATGGTGATTATGAAGATTCACTTATTCAGATTTATATCGATGCCGCGATGGAGGTCTGTCAGCAGCATATCGGTAAACGGTTTGATGCCGGTCTGGAGTTCAATCCTGCTATTCGTGTGGGGTGCCTGATGTATGTATCTCAATTGTATGACGGCCGGACGATGGTCAGTGAGGTTGAGGCTAAAGAGGTGCCACTGACCATTTCTGCATTGTGGAGTACTTATCGCGATCCGGGGGTGTACTGA
- a CDS encoding phage head closure protein: protein MRAGGLRHKVTIQTFTTTQLPSGQPLKQWNDVATVWAEVKAISGRELIASGAEMSEITIRIWMRYRADVSSANRIRFTVRGGKPMNYDITAVIPDEKATRLELLCKGGVSQ from the coding sequence ATGAGAGCTGGCGGCTTACGACACAAAGTGACGATACAGACGTTTACCACGACTCAGCTACCGTCCGGTCAGCCATTAAAGCAATGGAACGATGTCGCCACAGTCTGGGCCGAAGTGAAAGCAATCAGTGGCCGTGAGTTGATAGCCTCTGGTGCGGAAATGTCAGAAATCACTATTCGGATCTGGATGCGTTACCGGGCTGACGTGAGTTCTGCGAACCGCATTCGCTTTACCGTCAGGGGTGGCAAGCCCATGAATTATGACATTACCGCAGTGATACCCGATGAGAAAGCCACCCGGTTAGAGCTGCTGTGTAAGGGAGGTGTGAGCCAATGA
- a CDS encoding phage portal protein, producing the protein MWPFKRKTESRSMTIDEFMALAGIPNTGAGEHVSAATAESLPAVMNAVTVISEAVASMPCYLYRVQNDKREWLSEHPVDYLLNEYPNDCQTPYQFKRTMMRHCLLNGNAYAVIEWGKDGKPQSLHSYPPRAVVPKRLSNHRFAYTITHPDGTVKTYLQEEILHLRHATEDGFLGRSPITVCRETVGLGLAQQRHGSSVMNNGLMASGVLTTGDWLDGPKGAKALEALERYKGARNAGKTPIIEGGMKYEQLGMSNQDAEWLASRRFTIEDIARIFNISPIFLQEYSNSTYSNFSEASRAFLSQTLRPWLTNFEQQVKASLLVASHPVQVRYQVEFDTADLLRANPQERFRSYETAIKSGVMSPNEAREREGMPAYAGGEEFSQAWKQTVQVKSDDAKDDL; encoded by the coding sequence ATGTGGCCGTTCAAACGCAAGACCGAAAGCCGTTCAATGACCATTGATGAGTTTATGGCGCTGGCTGGCATCCCCAATACGGGGGCCGGTGAACATGTGTCTGCTGCTACTGCTGAATCTCTGCCGGCGGTTATGAATGCTGTGACCGTTATCAGCGAAGCGGTGGCCTCGATGCCGTGTTACCTGTACAGAGTTCAGAATGATAAAAGAGAATGGTTATCGGAGCATCCGGTTGATTACCTGCTGAATGAATACCCGAATGATTGCCAGACCCCTTACCAGTTCAAGCGCACGATGATGCGTCATTGTCTGCTGAATGGTAACGCTTATGCGGTTATCGAATGGGGTAAGGATGGCAAGCCGCAATCACTGCATTCTTACCCACCTCGTGCCGTGGTACCCAAGCGCCTGAGCAATCACCGATTCGCCTACACCATTACACACCCGGACGGAACGGTAAAAACGTACCTTCAGGAAGAAATCTTACACCTGCGACATGCTACTGAAGATGGTTTCCTTGGGCGTTCTCCGATCACTGTCTGTCGTGAAACTGTTGGACTTGGACTGGCTCAACAACGTCATGGCTCGTCGGTGATGAATAACGGCCTGATGGCTTCCGGCGTATTGACAACCGGTGACTGGTTAGACGGGCCAAAAGGCGCTAAGGCACTGGAAGCACTGGAGCGTTACAAAGGCGCACGCAATGCCGGTAAAACGCCGATTATCGAAGGCGGCATGAAGTACGAGCAGTTAGGCATGAGCAATCAGGATGCTGAGTGGTTGGCCTCTCGTCGCTTCACCATTGAAGACATTGCCCGGATATTCAATATCAGCCCGATATTCCTGCAAGAGTATTCCAACAGCACCTACAGCAATTTCAGCGAGGCGAGTCGCGCTTTTCTGTCTCAGACCTTGCGCCCCTGGCTAACAAATTTTGAGCAACAGGTTAAAGCCTCTCTTCTGGTGGCCAGTCACCCGGTTCAGGTTCGCTATCAGGTGGAGTTTGACACTGCCGACTTGCTACGGGCCAATCCTCAAGAACGTTTCCGCAGTTACGAAACCGCCATTAAATCAGGCGTGATGTCTCCGAATGAAGCGCGTGAGCGTGAGGGGATGCCAGCGTATGCCGGTGGTGAGGAATTCAGTCAGGCATGGAAACAGACTGTACAGGTGAAATCCGACGATGCTAAGGACGACCTATGA
- a CDS encoding HK97 family phage prohead protease — MKDTDFEIRTASLSTSDKKLVGYAVKWNSRSEVLWDEFVEQFAPNAFKASLAAGTDVRALFEHDYTALLGRTQSNTLVLSEDATGLRFELTPPDTQLGRDVLTMVERGDISGMSFGFRALKDQWDSTKQPYIRTVLAAELREITVTSLPAYRETDVQIAKRSLLAQHPELVDLSLRSHWAYLAGL; from the coding sequence ATGAAAGATACCGATTTTGAGATCCGCACCGCCAGCTTATCCACCAGCGATAAAAAGTTAGTGGGTTATGCCGTGAAATGGAATAGCCGCTCAGAGGTGCTGTGGGATGAGTTTGTAGAGCAGTTTGCCCCAAATGCCTTTAAAGCCAGCCTTGCAGCTGGTACCGATGTTCGCGCTTTGTTTGAGCATGACTATACCGCGCTGTTAGGCCGCACCCAGTCAAACACCCTCGTATTGAGTGAGGATGCTACCGGTCTGCGTTTTGAATTGACCCCACCCGATACCCAGTTAGGCCGTGATGTGCTGACCATGGTTGAACGTGGTGACATTTCCGGCATGTCATTCGGGTTTAGGGCATTAAAAGACCAGTGGGACAGTACCAAACAGCCTTATATCCGTACTGTGTTGGCGGCTGAACTACGGGAAATCACCGTGACCAGCTTACCGGCCTACCGTGAAACGGATGTTCAGATAGCCAAGCGTTCACTGTTAGCCCAACACCCGGAGCTGGTGGATCTGTCTCTGCGTTCCCATTGGGCTTATCTGGCGGGGTTGTGA